From one Lycium ferocissimum isolate CSIRO_LF1 chromosome 5, AGI_CSIRO_Lferr_CH_V1, whole genome shotgun sequence genomic stretch:
- the LOC132058526 gene encoding BTB/POZ domain-containing protein At5g03250-like — translation MALLKLGSKSEAFCCEGQAWRCKSGLPSDITIEIGEMSFYLHKFPLLSRSGLLEKLMSESTKEDGSVCILQLSDIPGGAKAFELVAKFCYGVRFELTPLNVVTLRCASEYLQMTNEYGEGNLVSQTEAFLNEVFANWTDTIKALETCEEVLSYAEELHIVSRCIKSLAMKACSDSKLLNWPVMENGNDNTTGADVWNGISTGMNKSQPMTDDWWYEDVSFLSLPLYKRLIQAVEAGGMRPENISGALVFYAKKYVPLMNRQSSFKDVTHAKSGSTPSEADQRVLLEEIVELLPKQKGVTETRFLLRLLRTAMMLQASPACRVNLEGRVGLQLDQATLDDLLIPNIGYTVETLYDIDCFQRILDHFLLIDQASAAVSPCIMEESQLMESSQSLASITRVANLVDSYLAEVAPDVNFKFPKFQSLAAAVPEYARPISDGIYRAIDIYLKAHPWLTDIEREQICRLMNCQKLSLEASTHAAQNERLPLRVIVQVLFFEQLRLRTSISGWFFVSENLENSQNLSGAIGQHTDNVARGRGSSVEDMRERVSELEKECNNMKEEFQKMVKTKRRWNIFCRRKSQSNSKSGKPIEGATCQTVSKIATCQTVPKIN, via the exons TCTAAAGCTGGGTTCTAAGTCCGAAGCCTTCTGCTGTGAAGGCCAGGCATg GCGTTGTAAGTCAGGACTTCCAAGTGACATTACAATTGAAATTGGAGAAATGTCCTTTTATCTACACAAG TTTCCTTTGCTTTCAAGGAGTGGACTACTAGAAAAGCTCATGAGTGAATCAACAAAAGAGGATGGATCAGTATGCATTCTTCAGCTTAGTGACATACCTGGTGGAGCTAAAGCATTTGAACTAGTAGCCAAATTCTGTTATGGTGTTAGATTTGAACTTACTCCTCTTAATGTAGTGACCCTTAGATGTGCATCTGAGTATTTACAAATGACAAATGAATATGGTGAAGGAAATCTGGTATCCCAAACCGAGGCTTTTCTCAACGAAGTTTTCGCGAATTGGACAGACACAATAAAAGCATTAGAAACTTGTGAAGAAGTATTGTCATATGCTGAAGAGCTTCACATTGTGTCGCGTTGCATAAAGTCATTAGCGATGAAAGCTTGTAGCGATTCAAAATTACTTAATTGGCCTGTTATGGAGAATGGTAATGATAACACAACGGGTGCTGATGTATGGAACGGTATAAGCACTGGAATGAATAAGTCACAACCGATGACTGATGATTGGTGGTACGAAGATGTGTCGTTCCTCAGCTTACCTTTATACAAACGTTTGATTCAGGCCGTTGAAGCTGGAGGCATGAGGCCTGAGAATATATCGGGTGCACTCGTGTTTTATGCAAAGAAATATGTTCCTTTAATGAATAGGCAATCGAGTTTCAAGGACGTTACTCACGCTAAATCAGGTTCAACTCCGTCTGAGGCAGATCAAAGGGTGCTTTTAGAAGAGATCGTCGAGTTGTTACCAAAACAAAAAGGTGTAACCGAGACTAGATTTCTCCTCAGGCTGCTACGTACCGCCATGATGTTGCAGGCTAGTCCAGCCTGTCGAGTAAATTTGGAGGGAAGAGTCGGGTTGCAGTTGGACCAGGCGACACTTGATGATCTGTTGATACCGAATATTGGCTACACGGTTGAAACTTTATATGATATCGACTGTTTTCAGCGTATTCTTGATCATTTCTTGTTAATAGATCAGGCTTCAGCAGCAGTATCGCCATGTATTATGGAAGAGAGTCAATTGATGGAAAGTAGTCAGTCTTTGGCTTCAATAACAAGAGTGGCAAATCTCGTGGATTCGTATCTTGCTGAGGTCGCGCCTGATGTTAATTTCAAGTTTCCGAAATTTCAGTCTCTTGCTGCTGCAGTCCCAGAATATGCTAGGCCAATTTCCGATGGTATCTATCGTGCAATCGATATATATTTGAAG GCACATCCTTGGCTGACAGACATTGAAAGAGAGCAAATCTGCAGACTAATGAATTGCCAGAAGCTGTCGTTAGAGGCGAGCACACATGCTGCTCAAAACGAGAGGCTGCCCCTAAGGGTCATTGTTCAAGTCTTGTTTTTTGAACAGCTTCGACTACGTACATCAATTTCCGGATGGTTCTTTGTGTCGGAAAATCTTGAAAACTCGCAAAATCTTAGCGGAGCAATTGGACAACACACGGACAATGTTGCAAGGGGCAGGGGATCGAGCGTTGAGGACATGAGGGAACGTGTCTCCGAGCTTGAAAAGGAGTGTAACAACATGAAGGAGGAGTTCCAAAAGATGGTGAAAACAAAGAGAAGGTGGAATATATTTTGCAGGAGAAAATCTCAGTCTAACTCGAAATCGGGAAAGCCTATTGAAGGTGCAACATGTCAAACTGTCTCAAAAATTGCAACATGTCAAACTGTTCCAAAAATTAACTAA